A window of Bacillus toyonensis BCT-7112 genomic DNA:
GAAACACACCAGAAGATATTAAAGAAGAACAAAAGCATATCACTTGGGCTGATAGTATTACATTCATTTACCCAGTTTGGTGGGCAGGTCTTCCTGCTATTTTAAAAGGATACGTTGACCGTGTATTTAGCCACGGCTTCGCTTATGCTTACGGTGAGAATGGTATTGAAAAATTATTAAGCAGTAAAAAAGGATTGTTATTATCTACGATGGGAAATTCGGAAGAAGTATACACAGCAGGCGGTATGTTTGATGCAATGAAAAAAACAGCAGATGTTGGTATTTTTGAATTTACAGGCATTGAAACACTTGAGCATACATTCTATACAAGTGTTCCTTCTGTGGATGACAGTGTGCGTAAACAATATCTTGAAGAGGTTAAAGATGTTGTGAATCGTGCATTTTAATAAAAAAACTCCGGCTTTAACAACCGGAGTTTTTCATTTCATCATTAATTTCGGAATATACCTTTGAAGAA
This region includes:
- a CDS encoding NAD(P)H-dependent oxidoreductase; the protein is MKHVIVYAHPNTESFNHAILETVKSELEGKGHEVRVRDLYELNFNPVLGASDFISFSQGNTPEDIKEEQKHITWADSITFIYPVWWAGLPAILKGYVDRVFSHGFAYAYGENGIEKLLSSKKGLLLSTMGNSEEVYTAGGMFDAMKKTADVGIFEFTGIETLEHTFYTSVPSVDDSVRKQYLEEVKDVVNRAF